The sequence TACCATGCTTATCTGGAGTAACAATATTAATTACATCTATTCCATTAGCTGAGTTATTGAGTGTAGTTTCCCCTGTAACTCTAATACTATTAGCTTCTATGCCTCTACTTCTTAAGTCTCTTGCTAAAGCTATCTCTTCTGTTCCTTCAATTCCTCCCGTTATTAAAAAACAAACAATTAGAGAAATTGTAACACTTTTTTTTCTTTTTAAATAGCGTTTTAATGTTTTCTCATATAACCTAAAATCCATCTGTTCTATTCCTCCCTAACCCATATTTCTATCTATTTAAATAGAAAAAAGGTAATTACTTCTACAACAGTACTTACCTTAATCCAATTTTGTAGTAAAAAATCTTGTATACCCCACTTCTAATTTATTGTACACCAAATTCAAAAATATTTTTTCCTATTTTAGATTTTTATGTTTATATTTTCATAACAAAAGTACTATTATAGAATAATTTAAAAGAATTATAAAACAAAAATAATTATAATTTTATAAAAATATTAAGTTAAATTTTATTTCCTGTTTTCAAAAAATAAAAAAGGAGATAATCAACTAACACTCTAAATTAGTTTTTTTCTCCTTTTTTACTATTTTAAAAACTCTCCAGTGCAAATTGTTTCTGCACTACCTTTCATTATGACATTATATTCATTATCAAAAGTTACAAAAACCTCTCCACCCTCTGTGGTAAGCTTTACACTATTTCCTTTAATTTTTCCAAGTTTATGAGCTATAACAGCAGCTGAACAACACCCTGTTCCACAACCTAATGTTCTTGAAGCTCCTCTCTCCCAAGTCTTTATAGTAATATTTTCATCATCTACCACTTGAATAAAATTTACATTAGTTTTTCTTGGAAAAATATCAATACTATACTCTATAGCTTTTCCTAATCTATCTATATCATAGTTATCATAATCATCTACTAAAATCACAGTATGAGGTACTCCCATTAAAACAGATGAAATTTTTAATTTTTCTCCCTCTACCTCTATCTCTTTTTCTAAAATAATTTCATTATCTAACGTACAAGGAACAGAAGCAGCTCTAAAATCGGCTCTTCCCATATCTACCGATATATATTTTATCTCTTCATTCTCCAAAGTAAGATTTATATATTTTATTCCAGCATCAGTTTCTACTGAAAAATTTTCTTTTCTTACTACTCCATTATCATAGACAAATTTTGAAAAACATCTTATTCCATTCCCACACATCTCTCCTCTTGATCCATCAGAATTATAGTAATTCATTTTTATATCTGCAACTTTACTCTCTTCACAAGTCATGAATCCATCTGCACCTATTCCAAAATGTCTATCACAAACTTTTTTTGCTGTACTGCTCAAATTTAAATCTCTATATTCTACTCCATTAACTAAGATAAAATCATTCCCTGCAGCTTGTAATTTTGAAAATTTCATATTCTCTCCTTTCTATAAAAATCTACTTAATTTATTAAAAATAATTTATAATTCAATTAGCAAATCATTTTTTATTAAATCTTCAAAAGTCTCTCTTTTTATAACTAAAGAAGCCTTTCCATTTTTTACAAATACTACTGCTGGTCTTGTTAATTTATTATAATTACTAGCCATTGAATAACCATAGGCTCCAGTTGTAGTAACTAGTAATAAATCTCCTACTTTTCCTTTTGGTAACTCTTTATTTTTTATAATTAAATCTCCAGACTCACAGCATTTCCCTGCAACCGTCACTATTTCTTTATCTTTTTCATTTAATCTATTAGCTATAGTAGCTTCATATTGAGCTTGATATAATGCTGGCCTTATATTATCTGTCATTCCTCCATCTATAAAAATATATTTTGTTCCACCATAAGTTTGTTTTATTCCTCCAACTGTATAAAGAGTACTTCCTGCATTTCCTACTATACTTCTTCCTGGTTCAATAGATACTCTTTCCACATCTAAATCATATTTATGTAAATTTTTTTCAAGCACTTCGATCATACTCTTCATAAAGCTTTCTATATCTATCTCTACATCTTCAGCAGTGTAATATACTCCAAATCCTCCTCCTAAATTTATTTCTGGTATTTTTATTCCTAATTTTTCTTCCATTTTCTTAGTTTCTACTACCATTACTTTTATTCCTTCATGAAAAGCCTGCGTATCAAATATTTGAGATCCTATATGACAATGAAATCCAAGAAACTCCATATTCTTATCTTCTACAATTCTTTTTACCATTTCTACTAATCTTTTATCAAAAATTGACTCTCCAAATTTAGATGAGTGTTTTGAAGTTTTTATATACTCATGTGTATGTGCATCTATTCCAATATTTATTCTTAGCATAACTTTCATCTTTTTATTATTCTTAGCACATACTTTTGAGAGATTTTCAATTTCTAATTCATTATCTATAATTATACTACCTATTCCATATTCAACACACATTTCCAACTCTTCTATACTTTTATTATTTCCATGCATATGTACTTTTTTCATGTCTATTCCACTAGCTTTTATAGTGTATAATTCTCCTGCAGAAACAGCATCTATATCTATATCATATTTCTCTACTAATTGGCACATAGCTTTTGATAAGAAAGCTTTTGATGCGTATACTATCTGTGTTTTAAAATTTTTACTTTTAAAACTATTTTTATACTTTTTCATATTTTCTTCGATCAACTCTTGATCCATTATGTATAGTGGTGTTCCATATTTTTTAGCTAACTCTGTTACCTTAACTTCTCCTATTGATAGTACTCCATTATTATCTCTCATTGTTCCAAAAAATCTCATCTTTTTCCTCCGAATTTTTCTAAATGAATTATAAAAAAAGATAGCCTAGTAAAAGCTTTGAAATATTATAATACCTCTTGCTTTTAAGCTTTGCTATCTTTCAACTAATTCAAATTAAATTCTATACTTTTTCTTGTATAT comes from Fusobacterium necrogenes and encodes:
- the dapF gene encoding diaminopimelate epimerase is translated as MKFSKLQAAGNDFILVNGVEYRDLNLSSTAKKVCDRHFGIGADGFMTCEESKVADIKMNYYNSDGSRGEMCGNGIRCFSKFVYDNGVVRKENFSVETDAGIKYINLTLENEEIKYISVDMGRADFRAASVPCTLDNEIILEKEIEVEGEKLKISSVLMGVPHTVILVDDYDNYDIDRLGKAIEYSIDIFPRKTNVNFIQVVDDENITIKTWERGASRTLGCGTGCCSAAVIAHKLGKIKGNSVKLTTEGGEVFVTFDNEYNVIMKGSAETICTGEFLK
- the lysA gene encoding diaminopimelate decarboxylase — translated: MRFFGTMRDNNGVLSIGEVKVTELAKKYGTPLYIMDQELIEENMKKYKNSFKSKNFKTQIVYASKAFLSKAMCQLVEKYDIDIDAVSAGELYTIKASGIDMKKVHMHGNNKSIEELEMCVEYGIGSIIIDNELEIENLSKVCAKNNKKMKVMLRINIGIDAHTHEYIKTSKHSSKFGESIFDKRLVEMVKRIVEDKNMEFLGFHCHIGSQIFDTQAFHEGIKVMVVETKKMEEKLGIKIPEINLGGGFGVYYTAEDVEIDIESFMKSMIEVLEKNLHKYDLDVERVSIEPGRSIVGNAGSTLYTVGGIKQTYGGTKYIFIDGGMTDNIRPALYQAQYEATIANRLNEKDKEIVTVAGKCCESGDLIIKNKELPKGKVGDLLLVTTTGAYGYSMASNYNKLTRPAVVFVKNGKASLVIKRETFEDLIKNDLLIEL